Proteins from a single region of Nitrospira sp. CR1.1:
- a CDS encoding IS5 family transposase (programmed frameshift), with protein MKHSHPAYRRHDISDETWALLEPHLPGRKGVWGGIAQDNRLFINAVFWILRTGAPWRDLPPEYGGWSNTHRRFIRWRDKGIWEGLLEVLIDAPDYEWLMIDASHCKVHPHAAGARGGNQDMSPHKRGLNTKLHLAVDAFGMPVRVIITHGTAADCTQASKLIEGIDAEYLIADKGYDTDAIIEQAAAQGMNAVIPPKKNRIHQRLYDEDLYKLRHLIENAFLMLKRWRGIATRYAKNSKSFLAAIQIRCLVLWLNIS; from the exons ATGAAGCACTCACATCCCGCCTATCGCCGTCACGATATATCCGATGAAACATGGGCGCTTTTGGAGCCGCATCTGCCAGGGCGCAAGGGCGTCTGGGGAGGCATTGCCCAGGACAACCGCCTGTTTATCAATGCGGTCTTCTGGATTTTGAGAACGGGCGCGCCGTGGCGCGATCTGCCGCCGGAATACGGTGGGTGGAGCAACACACACCGCCGTTTCATCCGCTGGCGGGACAAGGGCATCTGGGAAGGGCTGCTTGAAGTGCTGATCGATGCGCCTGATTACGAATGGCTGATGATCGACGCCAGCCATTGCAAGGTTCACCCTCATGCCGCAGGCGCCAGAGGCGGCAATCAGGACATGAGCC CGCACAAAAGGGGGCTTAACACCAAACTGCATCTGGCCGTGGATGCGTTTGGTATGCCGGTCAGAGTTATTATTACGCACGGTACCGCCGCTGATTGCACGCAGGCTTCAAAGCTGATCGAAGGCATTGATGCCGAGTATCTCATCGCCGATAAAGGTTATGATACCGATGCGATCATTGAACAGGCCGCTGCCCAGGGCATGAACGCCGTCATTCCACCAAAGAAAAACCGCATCCATCAAAGGCTCTACGACGAAGACCTTTACAAATTGCGCCACCTCATCGAAAATGCGTTCCTGATGCTCAAAAGATGGCGCGGCATTGCAACAAGATACGCCAAAAACAGCAAGTCCTTCCTCGCCGCCATCCAAATCAGATGCCTCGTCCTCTGGCTCAACATCTCGTGA